One Malania oleifera isolate guangnan ecotype guangnan chromosome 9, ASM2987363v1, whole genome shotgun sequence DNA segment encodes these proteins:
- the LOC131163739 gene encoding uncharacterized protein LOC131163739 encodes MVRHSIPDLHAHDFFQVPGSSCSLSNLSEPPDIRNWFSSYVYESPELDTTDNPGSFLGGTESQKEGFEVEESKKEENENFEEFKETRNSDELSVDEKRASGPVSDDMQEDLSAEVLGSYPLPLPSEPPDIRNWFSSYAYESPLLDICKDFGCSVPREGECKKDGLSVRDSHREKENNLEVLITNKKEDELFFGEKIASSRFVRCERSVRDDQIGTELLDKGAVGFEGKKNLSGQINLCSENISGQCLETKALQNYDFTSSLYNENNLWEKDAKSSRKRNPVLITDVKSHIESPKKLLNKRGWIEEASEVKTHMERVNTIFPVDYMDENLVVGISGRKTRRSSDKENGGQALAENSFISTRKGKSMGGNEIKSLKRLENVEFEPLRNTGAVSSAGEKINAVPRKVLLETTNFQHTDELEIAGKWRCPQKGKPNLGPPLKQLRLERWINRV; translated from the exons atggtgcGACACTCAATTCCAGATCTCCACGCACATGATTTCTTCCAG GTTCCAGGTTCTTCGTGCTCGCTTTCAAATCTTTCTG AGCCCCCTGATATAAGAAACTGGTTTTCAAGCTATGTGTATGAATCTCCGGAGTTGGATACAACTGATAACCCTGGTTCATTTCTCGGAGGCACTGAAAGTCAGAAAGAGGGTTTTGAGGTTGAAGaaagcaaaaaagaagaaaatgagaaTTTTGAAGAGTTCAAAGAAACTAGGAACAGTGACGAGTTGTCTGTTGATGAGAAGAGGGCATCAGGCCCTGTTAGCGATGATATGCAGGAAGATCTGTCTGCAGAG GTTTTGGGTTCATACCCACTTCCACTTCCTTCGG AGCCACCTGACATAAGAAACTGGTTCTCGAGTTATGCATATGAATCGCCTTTATTGGATATATGCAAGGATTTTGGGTGTTCTGTTCCTAGAGAAGGTGAATGCAAGAAAGATGGCCTCAGTGTCAGAGACAGTcatagagaaaaagaaaataatttggaGGTgttaataacaaataaaaaagagGATGAACTGTTTTTTGGTGAGAAAATAGCTTCAAGCAGGTTTGTTAGATGCGAAAGATCTGTCAGAGATGATCAAATTGGCACTGAGTTACTAGATAAG GGCGCTGTTGGGTTTGAGGGGAAGAAAAACCTGTCTGGTCAGATTAATTTGTGTTCAGAAAATATATCTGGTCAATGCTTGGAAACAAAAGCATTACAGAACTATGACTTTACTTCAAGCTTgtataatgaaaataatttatggGAGAAGGATGCaaaatcatccagaaaaagaaaTCCTGTGTTGATTACTGATGTTAAGTCACATATAGAATCTCCCAAGAAGTTGCTCAACAAAAGGGGTTGGATAGAAGAGGCTTCTGAAGTGAAGACCCATATGGAAAGAGTTAATACAATCTTCCCTGTAGATTATATGGATGAGAATCTAGTTGTCGGGATCTCAGGAAGGAAAACTAGAAGAAGCAGTGACAAAGAAAATGGAGGACAAGCCCTTGCAGAAAATAGTTTCATTTCGACAAGGAAGGGAAAAAGTATGGGAGGAAATGAGATAAAGTCACTGAAAAGACTAGAAAATGTTGAATTCGAGCCACTGCGAAATACAGGAGCAGTTTCTTCAGCTGGTGAAAAGATTAATGCTGTGCCAAGAAAGGTGTTATTGGAAACAACTAATTTTCAACACACTGATGAGCTGGAGATTGCTGGGAAATGGCGGTGTCCCCAGAAAGGTAAACCGAACCTTGGACCTCCATTGAAGCAGCTTCGACTTGAGCGGTGGATTAATCGGGTATGA